From the Ruminiclostridium josui JCM 17888 genome, one window contains:
- a CDS encoding acyl-CoA thioesterase: MMLISTHCIEHTVTFSECDYFGTVKNSSCLCWFEDARFQISLIAGIQGYFLPEHRSQTTLDKQPNDTEEYYTMPVLQNSLESYKEIRFGTEILVHTWLEMPIAAYCVFHHYITSKDCKTVFYKCDTTIGLVGQKSGLIKDMPNDMYNRIIYFIKDIQNEFSKYNLEIDENEGF, from the coding sequence ATGATGCTGATATCTACACATTGTATTGAACATACAGTAACTTTTTCGGAATGTGATTATTTTGGAACGGTCAAGAACTCTAGCTGTTTGTGCTGGTTTGAGGATGCCCGTTTTCAGATTAGCCTGATAGCCGGAATACAGGGATATTTTTTACCGGAGCATAGGAGTCAGACAACACTCGATAAACAACCAAATGACACTGAAGAATACTATACTATGCCTGTTCTTCAAAATAGCTTGGAGTCATATAAAGAGATACGGTTCGGAACAGAGATTCTGGTTCATACATGGTTAGAAATGCCGATAGCTGCGTATTGTGTGTTTCATCATTATATAACCTCAAAGGATTGTAAGACTGTTTTTTACAAGTGTGATACCACAATTGGTCTTGTAGGACAAAAATCGGGCTTAATTAAAGATATGCCAAATGATATGTACAATAGAATAATTTATTTTATAAAAGATATTCAAAACGAATTTTCAAAATACAATCTGGAGATAGATGAAAATGAAGGATTTTGA
- a CDS encoding acyl-CoA thioesterase, whose amino-acid sequence MKDFEVEMTTGIFDCDAYKIVHNARYIEWYEQALYMYWTEKLGADCWENTRLKIKKIRCRYISALKFNDEFKIITTLSSDKTDDNKYHFKQKIVKLITLQTVSISQGIVCINCRKEVQL is encoded by the coding sequence ATGAAGGATTTTGAAGTCGAAATGACTACCGGGATATTTGATTGTGATGCCTATAAAATAGTGCACAATGCCAGATATATTGAATGGTATGAACAGGCGCTTTATATGTACTGGACGGAAAAACTAGGTGCTGACTGCTGGGAAAATACAAGGTTAAAAATTAAGAAAATACGATGCAGATATATTAGTGCTTTAAAATTCAATGATGAATTTAAAATCATAACAACTCTATCAAGCGATAAAACTGATGACAATAAGTACCATTTTAAACAAAAAATAGTTAAATTAATAACCTTACAGACTGTTAGTATCAGTCAGGGGATTGTTTGCATAAATTGCAGGAAAGAAGTGCAACTATGA
- a CDS encoding flavodoxin family protein, giving the protein MKILLFNCSIKKKASRSLKIANSFIEGLNQNINIREEIQVNEITLYDKNINDCRCCYYCWCEEASGKCIQKDDMRDLLKEYIDSDLVIWSFPLLFFSFPAAMKKFIERTFPLYTWQKHREGDYYIQSSRYPKLLNRREVFISTCGYPHRTNNYEPVDETLRILFGDKADRIFCTQGTLFDEERFEKIVKRYLEAAKNAGKNYSLKDGITKKDNDRLSQQFLIEELYYEESKRNNKWLIRKDYLNF; this is encoded by the coding sequence ATGAAAATATTATTATTCAACTGCAGTATAAAAAAGAAAGCCAGTAGAAGTTTAAAGATTGCAAATTCATTTATTGAGGGGTTAAACCAAAATATAAATATAAGAGAAGAAATACAAGTAAATGAAATAACACTTTATGATAAGAACATAAATGATTGTAGGTGCTGTTACTACTGCTGGTGCGAAGAAGCATCAGGCAAATGTATACAAAAAGATGATATGCGGGATTTACTTAAAGAGTATATAGACAGTGATTTAGTAATTTGGAGTTTTCCACTGCTTTTCTTTAGTTTTCCTGCTGCTATGAAAAAATTTATTGAGAGAACCTTTCCCTTGTACACATGGCAAAAACATAGGGAAGGTGATTACTACATTCAGTCTAGTCGATATCCAAAGTTATTAAATCGCAGAGAGGTATTTATATCAACTTGCGGTTACCCTCATCGCACAAACAACTATGAACCGGTGGATGAAACATTAAGAATACTTTTTGGAGATAAGGCCGATAGAATTTTTTGTACACAAGGAACTCTTTTTGATGAAGAAAGATTTGAAAAAATAGTTAAGCGATACTTAGAAGCAGCCAAAAATGCGGGTAAAAACTACTCTCTTAAAGACGGGATAACAAAAAAGGACAATGACAGATTGTCTCAACAATTTTTAATAGAAGAATTATATTATGAAGAGTCTAAAAGAAACAACAAGTGGTTAATCAGGAAGGACTACCTTAATTTTTAG
- a CDS encoding 4'-phosphopantetheinyl transferase family protein, translating to METSLGDKVVVYLLDVREFNDKEWHFYKSKSTWLPGSCRQKIEKNLHKTNRNLSLMGWILFLMFVGYPLGIKEDKKIQFGKYGKPYILNSNIHFNISHSYPWVCLATSYTSVGVDIECKSVSDPCQVLDKFSDKEKAWLVGESADNPEVMKGRFRMLWSAKEAWLKYLGCGLKGIGMELPFALTASGGLYNSVDQDGKKLYLNQNLLSDKEVLSICCESEACELKNITAVEIKKFFMNWE from the coding sequence ATGGAAACCTCACTAGGGGATAAGGTTGTAGTGTATTTATTGGATGTCAGAGAGTTTAATGATAAAGAGTGGCATTTTTATAAATCAAAAAGCACGTGGCTACCGGGCTCTTGCCGGCAAAAGATAGAAAAAAACCTGCACAAAACTAATAGGAACCTTAGCTTAATGGGATGGATTCTTTTCCTTATGTTTGTTGGGTACCCATTAGGTATAAAGGAGGATAAAAAAATACAATTTGGAAAATATGGCAAGCCCTATATATTAAACAGTAATATTCATTTTAACATAAGCCATAGTTACCCTTGGGTTTGTTTAGCAACTTCTTACACGAGTGTTGGGGTTGATATTGAATGTAAATCTGTTTCAGACCCATGCCAGGTACTTGATAAATTCTCGGACAAGGAGAAGGCGTGGCTTGTAGGGGAGAGTGCAGATAATCCGGAGGTAATGAAAGGTCGATTTAGGATGCTGTGGAGTGCAAAGGAGGCTTGGCTGAAATATCTGGGCTGTGGTCTGAAAGGTATAGGTATGGAATTACCGTTCGCACTTACTGCTTCCGGCGGTTTATATAATAGTGTTGACCAGGATGGAAAAAAGCTTTATCTTAATCAGAATTTATTGTCTGATAAAGAGGTATTAAGTATATGTTGCGAATCGGAGGCCTGTGAGTTAAAGAATATAACTGCTGTGGAAATAAAGAAGTTCTTTATGAATTGGGAGTGA
- a CDS encoding amino acid adenylation domain-containing protein: protein MQDEEYYDLGISGTFRTAVDKYKNNIAISDADGTLTYQEMYEMSLRIASRLSKLEGWNREVIVAVDLPKSRELILLMMAIYQAGGAFLPIARTSPKMRMISMLQDGRAEIFISDSNDRMDTLDFNIKKVPLCNLISNLMEETPVSENISEQRGNKLAYVMFTSGSTGKPKGIMVLQSSVVHIARACYSRFFGLPEDASIEKLQTITKEYIKIGILCEFSFDPSVVQMYMALFFGHCVVLVPDEVKRSQWQLIEYWKNQKVDMCDITPTHLKHILLYFENDREKLFLPGNIVSVGEPLSLALLKKLLSSGQVDNVINAYGPTEVCVYCNAKVYNSKDISGIKHVSVGKPLDEYRIYILDQYGKPLDQGEIGEIYTASRFLSLGYIGREDLTQKSFFKDTLESGHMMYKTNDCGKFDDTGELICLGRNDDQIKIRGHRIELSEIENVLVNCGLFEEVHVLAKEDEDSQKQIIAFYRGQRVDEETINKKLGEYLPEYMLPKLFVQVERFITNTNGKLDKADLLSRIEFKKSVSNSKDERNILELCRNVLNNEAVSIQDNFFEQGATSLEVFVLNTRIYQEWGVVLNNSLLYECETIEQIGNLIQSELNKSHSDTSNIINKEEAVKATEFQCKILRSENQLYKNKSFDKFSKKFPPFNVVYRVSHSNYLENEQFKSAIESMSERHRILRSRFYSNNGNVWIKSENKAVTDYSYLVVDDIEKVDFYDYIRRFICTELPLFQVLLFEDRNKNQEILLNFHHGIFDYLSLSIFLNEIFMLYYNMQLPPYNYDFYEYRKELVKSDNALLQEFWNKYLQNRPKSVGFPGDGENKRMKIKKDETFSGIKHELNNDEIIVLRKICKEMKISLFNLTSTVLAQILYESTGQSDICIGTIQHGRMQQLSGVSNSIGLFAELIPLRFMFHSNQSVQDKLLIQQKLLDQTLKNQGLGMHDFYLMQDFEERLKGDYFKVVINYHTDYRSVLPQGKGDLCAVEIGQYAESIPLYIQITEHKDSMTLYFLFADSIYLDSDKKRISEEYLSCLEKWLKCLTNERWDRSNNGNLTRG from the coding sequence ATGCAGGACGAGGAATATTATGATCTTGGAATATCAGGTACATTCAGAACAGCTGTTGATAAGTACAAGAATAATATTGCTATATCAGACGCTGACGGAACTTTAACTTATCAAGAGATGTATGAAATGTCTTTGAGAATAGCTTCACGTTTATCTAAACTTGAGGGGTGGAATAGGGAGGTAATAGTTGCTGTAGACCTTCCTAAAAGTAGAGAATTAATATTATTAATGATGGCTATATATCAAGCAGGAGGCGCATTTTTACCTATTGCCAGAACTTCTCCAAAAATGCGTATGATAAGTATGCTTCAAGATGGAAGGGCAGAAATATTTATATCTGATTCAAATGACAGAATGGACACGTTAGATTTTAATATTAAAAAAGTTCCTTTATGTAATTTGATAAGTAATCTTATGGAGGAAACCCCTGTTTCGGAAAATATTTCTGAACAAAGAGGAAATAAGTTGGCTTACGTTATGTTTACTTCCGGATCAACGGGTAAACCAAAGGGAATTATGGTTTTACAATCAAGTGTGGTGCATATTGCCCGCGCTTGCTACAGCAGATTTTTTGGACTGCCGGAAGATGCAAGTATTGAGAAGCTCCAAACAATTACTAAAGAATATATAAAAATAGGTATTCTCTGTGAATTTAGTTTTGACCCAAGTGTGGTACAGATGTATATGGCGCTGTTTTTTGGTCATTGTGTTGTATTAGTTCCTGATGAAGTAAAGAGATCCCAATGGCAACTCATAGAGTATTGGAAAAATCAGAAGGTGGATATGTGCGACATAACGCCTACTCACCTAAAACATATATTGTTGTACTTTGAAAATGACAGAGAAAAACTATTCTTACCCGGAAATATTGTATCTGTGGGAGAACCGCTCTCACTAGCTTTACTAAAAAAGTTGTTATCCAGTGGACAGGTGGATAATGTAATTAATGCATATGGCCCCACAGAGGTGTGTGTGTATTGCAATGCAAAGGTATATAACAGTAAGGATATTTCCGGAATAAAGCATGTAAGTGTAGGTAAGCCTCTTGATGAATATAGAATTTACATATTGGACCAATATGGAAAACCCCTTGACCAAGGTGAGATTGGGGAGATTTACACAGCTAGCCGTTTCTTATCTCTGGGGTATATAGGCAGAGAGGACTTAACCCAAAAATCCTTTTTTAAGGATACTCTTGAGTCCGGGCATATGATGTATAAAACAAATGATTGTGGTAAATTTGATGACACCGGGGAGCTTATATGTCTTGGCAGAAATGACGACCAGATTAAGATAAGAGGTCATAGAATAGAGCTGAGTGAAATAGAAAATGTTTTAGTAAACTGCGGACTATTTGAAGAAGTACATGTTTTGGCCAAAGAGGATGAAGACAGTCAGAAGCAGATTATAGCATTTTACAGGGGTCAGAGAGTAGATGAAGAAACTATAAACAAAAAGCTTGGCGAGTACCTTCCTGAATATATGTTACCTAAACTTTTTGTACAGGTTGAAAGATTTATTACCAATACTAACGGTAAACTTGATAAAGCAGATTTACTGAGCAGAATAGAATTTAAAAAAAGTGTTTCAAACAGTAAGGATGAGAGAAATATTCTTGAACTTTGCAGAAACGTTTTGAATAACGAGGCTGTTTCTATACAGGATAATTTTTTTGAACAAGGAGCGACCTCTTTGGAGGTATTCGTTTTAAATACCAGGATTTATCAAGAGTGGGGTGTGGTACTGAATAATAGCCTGCTTTACGAATGTGAAACAATTGAGCAAATAGGAAATTTAATTCAAAGTGAGTTAAACAAATCACATTCTGATACGAGTAATATAATAAATAAAGAAGAAGCGGTTAAAGCTACAGAATTTCAATGTAAAATATTACGAAGCGAAAATCAGCTATACAAGAATAAAAGTTTTGATAAATTTTCTAAAAAGTTTCCACCATTTAATGTAGTGTACCGTGTCTCACATTCCAATTACCTAGAAAATGAACAATTTAAATCAGCTATAGAGAGTATGAGTGAGAGACATCGTATTTTACGCAGCAGGTTTTATTCAAATAATGGCAATGTATGGATAAAAAGTGAAAATAAGGCAGTAACTGACTATTCCTATCTTGTAGTAGATGATATAGAGAAAGTAGACTTTTATGACTATATAAGAAGATTTATTTGTACAGAGTTGCCATTATTCCAGGTCTTGCTCTTTGAGGACAGAAATAAAAATCAGGAGATTTTATTAAATTTTCATCATGGGATATTTGATTACTTGTCATTATCTATATTTTTAAATGAAATATTTATGCTGTATTACAATATGCAACTACCACCGTACAATTATGATTTTTATGAATATAGAAAAGAGTTAGTTAAGTCTGATAATGCATTATTGCAAGAGTTTTGGAATAAGTACCTGCAAAATCGCCCAAAATCCGTTGGATTCCCCGGAGATGGGGAAAATAAGAGGATGAAAATTAAAAAGGATGAAACATTTTCAGGTATAAAGCATGAACTAAACAATGATGAAATTATAGTTTTGAGAAAAATATGCAAGGAAATGAAAATAAGCTTATTTAATCTTACATCTACAGTATTAGCACAGATTCTTTATGAAAGTACGGGGCAGTCGGATATTTGTATTGGAACAATTCAACACGGGCGAATGCAGCAGTTGTCAGGAGTTAGTAACAGTATTGGTTTATTTGCAGAATTAATACCTCTTCGTTTTATGTTCCACAGTAATCAATCTGTACAAGACAAGTTACTAATTCAACAAAAACTACTGGACCAGACATTGAAAAATCAAGGTTTAGGGATGCATGATTTTTATTTAATGCAAGATTTTGAGGAGAGGCTTAAAGGAGACTACTTCAAAGTTGTAATAAATTACCATACAGACTATAGGAGTGTATTGCCACAAGGAAAAGGTGATTTGTGTGCAGTGGAAATCGGCCAATATGCCGAGTCAATCCCTTTGTACATTCAGATTACTGAACATAAAGACAGTATGACACTTTACTTCCTATTTGCCGACTCTATATATTTGGATAGTGATAAAAAGAGAATTTCGGAAGAGTATTTATCATGCTTAGAAAAATGGCTAAAGTGTTTGACAAACGAGCGGTGGGATAGGAGTAACAATGGAAACCTCACTAGGGGATAA